One genomic region from Drosophila busckii strain San Diego stock center, stock number 13000-0081.31 chromosome 3R, ASM1175060v1, whole genome shotgun sequence encodes:
- the LOC108604038 gene encoding E3 UFM1-protein ligase 1 homolog: MASEWDEIKRLAADFQKAQLTSTLQKLSERNCIEIVTLLLEKELLEVVFTNDGKEYITPDHLEREIQDELYANGGRANLVEVSKTLNVDLSRIVDLAERIAADNPQIHLMLGQLIDEDYITHIAQEINEKLAQRGEISISDLTSQFDLPSDFLQHNVVEKHLGKIIKGRQDAANPRIFFTQAYIQRCKAKIRGALAAITRPTNVAVILTQINVQEKIFHSLIDEISPAGQLTSKQTNAQYVPHIYAKSQSDWVSSFYKQNSFLEYEAINKLGISDAKSYIRKQFPNEEFLFLKRVALGAQLIDLTVVSALNECNATKQYLDLSTVLPSNLSEEDIQEVFDAVMAQKHCNPSHFVYLDSIVFSQAYLTQLVHTCQDMAQAHAKAAVDTGVYQQYIVDKTLAQKGNNTGAAHDADDDKLDKRDERRKKAASGKAGGGAQGRETKTKSTKKHQRGRAAAHNDSDNEDEAMQTSAGNSRKSAKTLDLVKEADIIKQIKATLEEEGLEHLAASIAGIYVNQLNQAALVKAQELYEATPQTNRRQTHAAIQERVNTLLVDIRLYEKGLKLFSADTQAQLVKYLLKSLGNDICNELTLYVAAECSLTVKSTNLNVDQRIKLIQECDAQYRAALVEQNKALNKTIEDFEIATEAVLKDCSMIVKKADKKKDRLLILDHKDKLLQQLQECNEPALVLHLAALILFTTITGCILHASGKFVSSILQHLRPTLNETQNALLVRYHDLVLQLLQQSSAESAESKSVNEQLTTLQTQILELAQNYSRASVSKAD, translated from the exons atggcAAGCGAATGGGACGAAATTAAGAGATTGGCAGCTGACTTCCAAAAGGCTCAGCTAACATCCACGTTGCAAAA ACTGTCTGAACGCAATTGCATCGAAATCGTAACACTGCTGTTGGAGAAGGAGCTGCTAGAGGTTGTGTTTACCAACGATGGCAAAGAATATATCACTCCGGATCACTTGGAGCGTGAGATTCAAGATGAGCTGTACGCTAACGGCGGCAGAGCCAATTTGGTGGAGGTGAGCAAAACGTTGAACGTGGATCTATCTCGCATAGTAGATCTGGCAGAACGCATAGCTGCAGATAATCCTCAAATACACCTTATGCTGGGCCAACTCATCGATGAGGACTATATTACGCATATAGCACAGGAGATCAACGAGAAACTGGCACAACGTGGTGAAATTTCCATATCGGACCTGACGTCACAATTCGATTTGCCCTCAGACTTTTTACAACACAATGTGGTTGAAAAGCATTTAGGCAAGATAATCAAGGGCCGTCAGGATGCTGCTAATCCACGCATTTTCTTCACCCAAGCCTACATTCAGCGTTGCAAGGCGAAGATTCGCGGCGCATTAGCCGCCATTACAAGACCCACAAATGTAGCTGTAATCTTGACACAAATCAATGTTCAAGAAAAGATTTTCCATTCGCTGATTGATGAAATTTCTCCAGCTGGTCAGTTGACttccaagcaaacaaatgctcaGTATGTTCCGcatatttatgccaaaagtCAGTCAGACTGGGTTAGTTCCTTCTACAAGCAAAATAGCTTTCTGGAGTATGAAGCCATTAACAAACTAGGCATTTCGGATGCTAAATCCTATATACGCAAGCAATTTCCCAATGAAGAGTTTCTATTCCTCAAGCGTGTGGCGCTCGGTGCGCAACTGATTGATCTGACCGTAGTGTCCGCGCTCAATGAATGCAATGCAACTAAACAGTACCTGGACCTATCCACAGTTTTGCCGTCTAATTTATCAGAGGAAGACATTCAAGAGGTTTTTGATGCAGTTATGGCGCAAAAGCATTGCAATCCAAGCCATTTTGTTTATCTGGATAGCATTG TCTTTTCGCAGGCGTATCTAACGCAGCTTGTGCACACATGTCAGGACATGGCACAAGCACATGCTAAAGCAGCTGTGGACACGGGTGTATATCAGCAATATATTGTGGACAAAACCTTAGCTCAAAAGGGCAACAACACGGGAGCTGCGCACGATGCTGACGATGATAAGCTGGATAAACGTGATGAACGTAGGAAAAAGGCAGCATCTGGCAAGGCAGGCGGAGGCGCTCAGGGACGTGAAACTAAAACAAAGTCCACCAAGAAACATCAGCGTGGACGTGCCGCTGCTCACAATGACAGCGATAACGAAGATGAAGCAATGCAAACATCTGCAGGCAATTCGCGCAAATCGGCTAAGACCTTAGATCTTGTCAAAGAAGCTGATATTATAAAGCAGATTAAGGCCACGCTTGAAGAGGAGGGCCTGGAGCATCTTGCGGCGTCTATTGCCGGAATCTATGTAAA TCAACTGAATCAGGCTGCCTTGGTCAAAGCCCAGGAGCTGTATGAGGCAACGCCGCAAACAAACCGTCGTCAGACCCATGCTGCCATACAAGAGCGTGTCAACACGCTACTTGTAGACATACGTCTATATGAAAAGGGTCTGAAGCTATTTTCGGCTGATACACAAGCACAGCTGGTCAAGTACTTGCTTAAGTCGCTGGGAAACGATATTTGCAATGAACTAACGCTGTATGTGGCAGCTGAGTGCAGTCTAACCGTCAAATCAACAAATCTGAATGTTGATCAACGCATTAAACTCATACAGGAGTGCG atGCACAATACCGTGCTGCATTGGTGGAACAAAACAAAGCTTTGAACAAAACAATTGAAGACTTTGAGATAGCAACGGAGGCTGTGTTAAAAGATTGCAGCATGATTGTCAAAAAAGCGGACAAGAAAAAGGATCGTTTATTGATACTTGATCATAAGGATAAACTACTGCAACAACTACAGGAATGCAATGAACCAGCTTTAGTTTTGCATTTGGCTGCTCTTATACTCTTTACTACCATTACTGGATGCATTTTACATGCATCTGGTAAATTTGTATCCTCCATTCTGCAACATTTGCGGCCCACGCTAAATGAAACACAAAATGCGCTTCTAGTGCGTTATCACG ATCTGGTTTTacaattgctgcaacaatCATCGGCTGAAAGCGCTGAATCAAAGTCAGTTAATGAACAACTGACAACGCTTCAAACACAGATTCTTGAATTGGCCCAAAACTATTCACGAGCCTCTGTCTCAAAGGCTGATTAA
- the LOC108604321 gene encoding E3 ubiquitin-protein ligase RNF123 — MSISKLFVKVFNEDIFEYLSQENYNSELDDELDGGNCSTVPDVRRAKVDDLSVSKQMTIVKHWLDDKFQQIQTDSNEEIRQLYVETESRIGPELAIFDVDYTTTVRVSTDRLALRSQGSFNSVRANCCVYGGRWMYEVHLHTKGVMQIGWASGSCVFNENSGVGDTKCSYGYDGSKQQIWHISTKKYGDKWQIGDIIGVTIDVDRETIEYYRNGRSMGVAFDKIQKGPSITFFPAISLGYTQGVEANFGNRPFVYPVPGYQPLMARPILKLRRSNLLLDYLINLAGIFAHYTAQGRSTLDSSAEVRVSTKKTVYCIFATMLIERFTNEIFDPYIIEDVLLARISRMTSLAAEKENPHSSLMGLLSLFWNFMEADEIKFVLRKLVNTLLGTYTHTVQGLDYESHRQALNMLHCLCLHEQTRKYLLEGKLFKKHCLAFFLYIHPPEFYIMEQLLPDNQVWTEGIDGPKDKYLHVAEKLRKVTDMLYTSQKDFVNTLMINTDGSSESPSSRKLFIAKLRRYVIDLSMEQRPFHAFFFMQSSIQHPLDAPVALAFVCILVDQVRQLFKDELPNNTVEVNPDYFVDGTYDYMHFDRIGGVLSHLRKVHRADIDARLGVDRTQQIFEDERNAMRVNEMDTTLYLLGENINNVTVVGHTQGNANPPMTQFLNTRPTAVPDAAPGNVTSDTSICELLDVSIIFYYTAGHKYIVKIAGVRDEIATLNEVLRETKYYREDIERKLMTLEQHASVCMNDSHQHVMSELRSKFSLRQNVFATRSISLGRKQIWLRAVALSNNRRNLLIWLLERTLRTLSSASLMGSLFTFVPEIYVNTLPILLDSVMDFTYHDMRAQFDVADAECSVNAAAEFLSQHSADPRIVLASCKDSLLQALGTLTCHKCGVRALERASKRSQSALVRSLLRPYENRAWGQSNWLLLRFWMGEGYAYKDSRQPSVWQGGSQPHYQGLCRSRSKNETHTGLLHNVAPANPSKHYQRLIGAKLFEDEPFATTFLNSVLSQLNWAFSEFILLLQEIQNTAQRQENTLFEPKQLKICSMCFELTVSLMRCLEMIITVAPEIVTDESRPNSDLLLNRICQLISQVLSRVTVPPGCFQFVVDMCSADLNAVTHYPIITAALGILLALLRGEIDSNVTPQKVTRISRAFLTDPSFQFATLEFALGEIRTPLLEQKEIPRGNFDPSARPHIDPLTNDVRVPFLNNSKRIRADPPIISFTLNDYPTHVSTEEVEDVRRLIEGLRIKQTLLSDITLPSEDSLCPICCAKPITAVFTPCKHQSCSDCIMQHMMNSKVCFYCKTTIKTIETLDGTVIYSNDEQPLVLPIEEAA; from the exons ATGTCGATATCAAAATTATTCGTGAAAGTGTTTAACGAGGATATATTCGAGTACTTGAGTCAGGAGAACTATAATTCAGAGTTGGACGATGAATTGGACGGTGGGAATTGTTCTACTGTGCCGGACGTGCGGAGGGCTAAAGTGGATGACCTCTCCGTGTCCAA ACAAATGACCATTGTAAAGCACTGGCTCGATGACAAGTTCCAGCAGATACAAACCGACAGCAATGAGGAAATTCGACAACTTTATGTGGAAACGGAGTCGCGCATTGGCCCAGAACTGGCCATATTCGATGTTGATTATACGACAACTGTGCGCGTCTCAACAGACAGGCTGGCCTTGCGCTCCCAAGGCAGTTTCAATTCAGTGCGCGCAAATTGTTGCGTCTACGGAGGCCGCTGGATGTATGAG GTTCACCTGCACACTAAAGGCGTCATGCAAATTGGCTGGGCATCGGGCAGTTGTGTATTCAATGAGAATAGCGGCGTGGGAGATACAAAGTGTAGCTATGGGTACGACGGCAGTAAGCAGCAAATCTGGCATATTTCGACTAAAAA ATATGGTGACAAGTGGCAAATTGGTGATATTATTGGCGTTACCATTGATGTGGACCGCGAGACTATAGAATACTATCGCAATGGGCGATCAATGGGCGTGGCCTTTGACAAAATCCAAAAAGGGCCAAGCATTACCTTTTTTCCGGCCATATCATTGGGCTATACGCAGGGCGTGGAGGCAAATTTTGGCAATCGTCCATTTGTATATCCTGTGCCTGGCTATCAGCCTCTCATGGCACGTCCCATACTTAAGCTGCGACGCTCAAACTTGCTGCTTGATTACCTCATCAATTTGGCCGGCATTTTTGCGCATTATACTGCTCAGGGGCGATCGACACTGGACTCTTCTGCTGAGGTACGCGTATCCACCAAAAAGACAGTCTACTGCATATTTGCAACAATGCTTATTGAGCGTTTCACAAATGAGATATTTGATCCATATATAATTGAGGACGTACTCTTGGCACGCATTTCCCGCATGACAAGTTTGGCTGCCGAGAAAGAAAATCCACATAGCTCACTTATGGGCTTACTTTCCCTGTTTTGGAACTTTATGGAGGCCGATGAGATAAAGTTTGTACTGCGCAAGCTGGTTAATACGCTCTTGggcacctacacacacaccgTACAAGGCCTGGACTACGAAAGTCATCGCCAAGCGCTAAATATGCTGCACTGTCTCTGTCTGCATGAGCAGACGCGCAAGTATCTGCTCGAGGGCAAGCTCTTTAAGAAACACTG cctTGCTTTCTTTCTCTACATACATCCGCCGGAGTTCTATATAATGGAGCAATTGCTGCCGGACAACCAAGTCTGGACGGAGGGGATTGATGGACCTaaagataaatatttacatgtgGCTGAAAAGCTGCGCAAGGTCACAGATATGCTGTATACCTCACAAAAGGACTTTGTCAATACGCTCATGATCAACACAGACGGCAGCAGTGAAAGTCCTTCGAGTCGTAAGCTATTCATTGCCAAATTACGTCGTTATGTCATTGATCTAAGCATGGAGCAACGC ccATTTCATGCGTTTTTCTTTATGCAATCAAGCATTCAACATCCGCTGGATGCACCAGTCGCGCTGGCATTTGTCTGCATACTCGTTGACCAAGTGCGTCAGCTCTTTAAGGATGAGCTGCCCAACAACACAGTTGAAGTGAATCCAGATTATTTCGTAGATGGTACTTATGATTATATGCACTTTGATCGCATTGGCGGTGTGCTTTCGCATCTGCGTAAGGTTCATCGAGCGGACATTGATGCACGTTTGGGCGTAGATCGTACTCAGCAAATCTTTGAGGATGAGCGCAATGCCATGCGTGTCAACGAAATGG ACACTACACTCTATCTGCTCGGCGAGAATATCAACAATGTAACTGTAGTGGGCCATACTCAGGGTAATGCCAACCCACCCATGACACAATTTCTTAACACGCGACCCACAGCAGTGCCAGACGCAGCTCCAGGCAATGTTACATCCGACACAAGCATCTGCGAGCTGTTGGACGTTAGCATCATATTTTACTACACCGCTGGCCACAAGTATATTGTGAAAATTGCCGGCGTGCGTGATGAGATTGCAACGCTAAATGAAGTGCTCAGGGAGACCAAATACTATCGCGAGGATATTGAGCGTAAGCTGATGACTCTAGAGCAGCACGCTTCTGTTTGCATGAACGATAGTCATCAGCATGTTATGTCTGAGTTGCGTTCCAAGTTTAGTCTGCGTCAAAATGTGTTTGCG ACGCGGTCCATATCATTGGGGAGAAAACAAATTTGGCTGCGGGCTGTGGCTTTAAGCAATAATCGTCGCAATTTGCTGATTTGGCTGCTAGAGCGCACACTGCGCACTTTATCC AGCGCCTCGCTTATGGGTTCCCTGTTTACGTTTGTGCCTGAGATTTATGTTAATACGTTGCCCATTTTGTTGGACAGTGTTATGGACTTTACCTACCACGATATGCGAGCTCAATTCGATGTGGCTGATGCTGAGTGCAGCGTAAATGCAGCCGCTGAATTTCTGAGCCAGCACTCCGCAGATCCGCGCATTGTGCTTGCCTCTTGCAAGGATTCGCTGCTGCAGGCCCTGGGCACACTTACCTGCCACAAATGTGGAGTCCGTGCGCTAGAGCGTGCCTCAAAGCGTTCTCAAAGCGCATTGGTGCGCTCTTTGCTGCGTCCGTATGAGAATCGTGCCTGGGGTCAGAGCAATTGGCTGCTATTGCGCTTTTGGATGGGAGAAGGCTATGCCTACAAGGATTCACGCCAGCCCAGCGTCTGGCAAGGTGGCTCCCAGCCGCATTATCAGGGACTCTGTCGCAGTCGCTCAAAGAACGAAACACACACGGGACTGCTGCATAATGTAGCGCCAGCAAATCCATCCAAGCATTATCAACGTCTAATCGGTGCCAAACTATTCGAGGATGAGCCTTTTGCAACCACCTTTCTCAACTCTGTGCTTAGTCAGCTGAACTGGGCGTTCTCTGAGTTCATTCTACTGCTGCAAGAG ATACAAAACACTGCTCAACGTCAGGAGAACACGCTGTTTGAGCCGAAGCAGTTAAAAATATGCTCCATGTGCTTTGAGCTAACGGTTTCGCTAATGCGCTGCCTGGAAATGATTATAACAGTGGCTCCAGAGATTGTCACCGATGAGTCGCGTCCCAATAGCGATTTGCTTTTGAATCGCATTTGCCAGCTCATTAGTCAAGTGCTGTCGCGCGTTACGGTGCCGCCTGGTTGCTTTCAGTTTGTGGTGGACATGTGCTCCGCTGATCTTAATGCTGTGACACACTATCCCATTATAACAGCAGCCTTGGGCATATTGCTAGCACTTTTGCGTGGTGAAATCGATAGCAATGTGACACCCCAAAAGGTGACGCGCATATCACGTGCTTTTCTTACCGATCCCAGCTTTCAGTTTGCCACATTGGAGTTCGCACTGGGCGAGATACGCACGCCGCTGCTGGAGCAGAAGGAAATACCACGTGGAAATTTTGATCCATCAGCGCGTCCGCACATAGATCCGCTGACAAATGATGTGCGTGTGCCATTTCTCAACAACTCCAAGCGCATACGTGCTGATCCGCCCATTATTTCGTTTACGTTGAATGATT ATCCGACACATGTGTCTACGGAGGAAGTTGAAGATGTACGTCGCCTCATCGAAGGCCTGCGCATTAAACAAACTCTACTCTCGGATATAACACTGCCTTCGGAGGACTCTTTGTGCCCCATTTGTTGTGCCAAGCCTATTACAGCTGTCTTTACGCCCTGCAAGCATCAATCCTGCAGTGATTGCATTATGCAGCACATGATGAACTCCAAAGTGTGCTTCTACTGCAAGACAACTATCAAAACCATCGAAACGCTGGATGGCACTGTCATCTATTCCAACGACGAACAACCATTAGTGCTGCCCATTGAGGAGGCTGCTTAG